A single window of Nicotiana sylvestris chromosome 3, ASM39365v2, whole genome shotgun sequence DNA harbors:
- the LOC104235327 gene encoding probable cyclic nucleotide-gated ion channel 16, whose amino-acid sequence MDDRLLDAICECLVSSLNTKDTYIVREGDPVIEMLFIITGELESSTTNGGRSGFFNSITLKQGDFCGEELLTWASVPNPNFRRLHSKKLQHSFRFYSHQWRTWGACYIQAAWRRYRRKKLAEELSREESLYYTRGMDVQEDDYGHEYPAAGYDGGNASDHATESSISILDLNIGIKICC is encoded by the exons ATGGATGATCGGCTGTTAGATGCAATATGTGAATGCCTTGTTTCATCATTGAACACGAAAGACACGTATATTGTTCGGGAAGGAGATCCGGTGATTGAGATGCTTTTCATAATAACAGGTGAACTTGAGAGTTCAACAACTAATGGAGGAAGGTCAGGCTTCTTCAACTCCATTACGCTAAAGCAGGGTGATTTTTGTGGAGAAGAATTGCTAACATGGGCCTCAGTGCCTAATCCCAAT TTCAGACGCCTCCATAGTAAGAAATTACAGCATTCATTCCGGTTCTACTCACACCAATGGAGGACATGGGGAGCTTGCTACATACAAGCTGCATGGAGACGCTATCGGAGGAAAAAACTAGCagaggaattgtcaagagaaGAGAGCTTGTACTACACACGAGGGATGGACGTCCAAGAGGATGATTATGGTCACGAATATCCAGCAGCTGGTTATGACGGTGGCAATGCTTCGGATCATGCAACAGAAAGCAGTATCAGCATCTTGGATCTAAATATTGGCATCAAGATTTGCTGCTAA
- the LOC104235326 gene encoding NAC transcription factor 29-like: MSMVSWLPSVRFYPTDAELIYFLKKFLKGESLPNECPIRLAEIYGDRPPWEISDHPEEKIGYFISPLKKRKESHKRFRRTCANGTWKAQTGGDPIKNSKGTVVGFRKSYVYRTRSSKGSKQDKINWLMREYYVGDDYFWENNIPKQDIVLCRIKKNITERNRNGVNMEEQEVAQVIEAMLREPDYNSSQSATISQRHQIMKAEYAEQQDNYLRGLNKNSQILTTYDRGEATLENYGANTNRVYVMTEEANTAESGQEEAYGQLSFPGIHEQYCAEADLNTDNSDFSDLNADNSDFLELTLTNGIEDIVPDDWWHQFY, encoded by the coding sequence ATGTCGATGGTATCATGGCTTCCCAGTGTTCGATTTTACCCTACTGATGCAGAGTTGATCTACTTTCTGAAAAAGTTCTTGAAGGGTGAGTCTTTGCCGAATGAATGCCCTATTCGACTTGCGGAAATCTATGGAGACCGGCCACCATGGGAAATTTCTGATCATCCTGAAGAGAAAATTGGCTACTTTATTTCTCCTTTGAAGAAGCGGAAGGAATCACATAAAAGGTTTCGCCGAACTTGCGCCAACGGGACATGGAAAGCCCAAACCGGTGGTGATCCTATCAAGAATAGCAAGGGAACTGTTGTGGGATTCAGAAAAAGTTATGTTTATCGAACTAGGAGTAGTAAAGGATCAAAGCAAGATAAAATCAATTGGTTGATGAGAGAATATTACGTGGGGGATGATTACTTCTGGGAAAACAATATTCCTAAACAAGATATTGTTCTCTGCCGAATAAAGAAGAACATAACAGAGAGAAATAGGAATGGGGTTAATATGGAGGAACAAGAAGTTGCTCAAGTAATAGAAGCTATGTTGCGCGAACCTGACTACAACAGTTCACAATCAGCAACAATTTCCCAACGACATCAGATTATGAAGGCAGAGTATGCTGAACAACAGGATAATTATTTGAGAGGACTtaacaaaaatagccaaattttgACCACTTATGACAGAGGTGAAGCTACATTGGAGAATTATGGGGCCAACACCAACAGAGTGTACGTGATGACAGAAGAAGCAAATACAGCAGAGAGCGGACAAGAAGAAGCATATGGTCAATTATCCTTCCCTGGAATTCATGAGCAATATTGTGCTGAAGCTGATCTTAACACAGATAACAGTGACTTCTCAGATCTTAACGCAGATAACAGTGACTTCTTGGAACTAACACTAACGAATGGAATAGAAGACATTGTTCCAGATGATTGGTGGCACCAATTCTACTAG